The Pelecanus crispus isolate bPelCri1 chromosome 7, bPelCri1.pri, whole genome shotgun sequence genome includes a window with the following:
- the VHL gene encoding von Hippel-Lindau disease tumor suppressor has translation MQLAQPPWRGAGEGMPPPPGPGGSGPCLRSVNTRELSEVVFNNRSPRSVLPIWVDFEGRPRCYPVLQPRTGRIMHSYRGHLWLFRDAGTNDGLLVNQQELFVAAPNVNKADITLPVFTLKERCLQVVRSLVKPMDYRKLDIVRSLYEELEDHPDVRKDLQRLSLERSETLSNGILE, from the exons ATGCAGCTTGCGCAGCCACCGT ggcggggagcgggcgaggggatgccgccgccgccgggcccggggggcagcgggccgTGCCTGCGATCCGTCAATACCCGTGAGCTTTCCGAAGTCGTCTTTAACAACCGCAGTCCCCGTTCCGTCCTTCCCATCTGGGTGGATTTCGAAGGCAGGCCGCGCTGTTACCCGGTCCTGCAGCCGCGCACCGGGAGGATCATGCACAGCTACCGGG GTCACCTCTGGCTGTTCCGGGATGCTGGGACAAACGATGGACTGCTTGTCAACCAGCAGGAGCTGTTCGTAGCAGCTCCCAACGTGAATAAAGCAGACATCACGCTGCCAG TGTTCACCCTGAAAGAGAGATGTCTCCAGGTTGTTCGCAGTCTGGTCAAACCGATGGACTACAGGAAACTGGACATTGTTCGATCATTGTATGAAGAGCTGGAAGATCATCCTGATGTTAGGAAGGATCTTCAGCGGCTTTCTCTGGAGAGAAGTGAA
- the THUMPD3 gene encoding tRNA (guanine(6)-N(2))-methyltransferase THUMP3: MAEAAAAGGAGEAPAPAEEGAELAAVIGATVPTGFELTAAEEVQEKLGSASRISRDRGKIYFEVPARGLPQVHRLRSVDNLFVVVQEFKDYQFKENKEDALKDLEDLVKKLPWTDPLKVWELNNSLKKKKTKRKKHNPQSTASKEKLNDDGEEEGTDQKDTSKQEDCAQNAAGVEPASGQDTEKTQGVASQNGEEEEEEDDNEQSDAKDESQAGSGSETKVGDGQTREGEVKVLKFRVTCNRAGDKHCFTSNEAARDFGGAVQEHFQWKADMTNFDVEVLLNIHNNEVVVGIALTEESLHRRNITHFGPTTLRSTLAYGMLRLCDPQPTDIIVDPMCGTGAIPIEGATEWPSCYHIAGDNNPQAVKRAANNICSLLKKNENKESSTSLGIPLDIIQWDICNLPLRTGSVDIIVTDMPFGKRIGSKKKNWDLYPACLMEMGRICTPGTGRAVLLTQDKKCFAKALSRMGHIWRKGQTVWVNVGGLHAAVYLLKRTWERAEEKRSFW; the protein is encoded by the exons atggcggaggcggcggcggccggcggcgcgggggaggccccagccccggctgaGGAGGGCGCGGAGCTCGCCGCCGTTATCGGCGCCACCGTGCCCACCGGCTTCGAGCTGACGGCGGCCGAGGAGGTGCAGGAGAAGCTGGGCTCGGCCTCACGGATCAGCAGGGACCGGGGGAAGATCTACTTCGAGGTCCCGGCCCGGGGCCTGCCGCAG GTCCATCGGCTAAGGTCAGTGGATAACctatttgttgttgttcaggAGTTCAAAGACTatcaatttaaagaaaacaag GAAGATGCTCTAAAGGATTTGGAAGATTTGGTTAAAAAACTGCCTTGGACCGATCCGTTGAAAGTTTGGGAGCTGaacaacagtttaaaaaagaaaaagacaaaacgCAAAAAACATAATCCGCAGAGTACTGCAAGCAAAGAGAAGTTGAATGACgatggagaagaagaaggaacagATCAAAAAGACACTAGTAAACAGGAGGACTGTGCCCAAAACGCTGCAGGTGTAGAACCCGCTAGCGGCCAGGATACAGAAAAGACACAAGGAGTGGCATCCCaaaatggggaggaggaggaggaggaggatgacaATGAGCAATCGGATGCTAAAGACGAATCGCAGGCGGGTTCTGGGAGCGAGACGAAGGTTGGTGACGGTCAGacgagggaaggagaggtgaagGTGTTGAAGTTCCGTGTTACGTGCAATAGAGCCGGAGACAAGCACTGCTTCACGTCGAACGAGGCTGCAAGAGACTTCGGTGGAGCCGTGCAGGAGCACTTCCAGTGGAAAGCTGACATGACTAACTTTGACGTAGAG GTTCTTCTGAATATTCACAATAATGAAGTAGTTGTGGGCATTGCATTAACTGAAGAGAGTCTCCACAGGAGAAATATTACACATTTTGGACCCACAACTCTTCGGTCAACTCTCGCTTATGGCATGCTTAG ACTCTGTGACCCACAGCCAACGGATATCATAGTTGATCCCATGTGTGGTACAGGCGCAATACCAATAGAG GGAGCTACAGAATGGCCGAGCTGCTACCATATTGCTGGTGATAACAACCCACAAGCTGTAAAGAGAGCAGCAAACAACATATGTTCTttactaaagaaaaatgagaacaagGAAAG CAGTACTTCCCTGGGCATACCCTTAGACATCATTCAGTGGGATATTTGCAATCTCCCTTTGCGGACTGGCTCTGTGGACATTATTGTGACGGACATGCCATTTGGAAAGAG GATAGGGTCGAAGAAGAAGAACTGGGATCTCTATCCAGCCTGCCTTATGGAGATGGGCCGGATCTGCACAccggggacaggcagggctgtgctgcttaCGCAGGACAAGAAATGCTTTGCCAAG GCCCTGTCACGAATGGGACACATCTGGCGCAAAGGTCAGACCGTATGGGTGAACGTAGGGGGACTTCATGCTGCAGTGTATCTTCTGAAACGCACCTgggaaagagcagaagaaaaaagatcgTTCTGGTAA